The sequence ATGCCTGTGTGAGGTCTAGACAGGAAGTGCCACAGGAAATCAGGGTGGAGGGTCCCAGGGTGGTCTGGGTCTGGCTCTGCCTCTAAGTTCAGGTCTGGGTCTTACCTGGAAGAAGACCTCCTTCAGAGCCCCATCTCCTCCCTCACCTTTCCCCCCAAAGCCCGTCCCctactctgtctctgccctcccctctgtaTGCCACTTCCCTTCCAAACTCAGGGGTACCATCTAAACTAGTTACTTCCTTCCCTCACACCTCAATCCTCCCACCAGGGTTACCTGTTGTTGAGGTGTTCACGCTGAAGCCCCTGGAGTTTGGAAAGCCCAACACGCTGGTCTGTTTTGTCAGTAATCTCTTCCCACCCACGTTGACGGTGAACTGGCAGCATCATTTGGACCCTGTGGAAGGAGTCAGGCCCACTTTTGTGTCAGCTGTGGATGGACTCAGCTTCCAGGCCTTTTCTTACTTAAACTTCACACCAGTACCCTCTGACCTTTACTCCTGCATGGTAACTCATGAGATTGACAGCTACACCGCAATTGCCTTTTGGGGTGAGAAACTTCCTCCTGGAAGCCTGGTTCCTTTTGGGGGCAAAAAATGATGGACCCATGGGAGGGCCTTCTTTCTCCACTTGGATCTTGTTTAAATCCATTCTCACTCTGAGCAACCTCAACTTTTCATGCCTCGGTTCCTCCTTTTTCACCCCAGACGCCCAAGTAATTCCCCCGGGTGGGGGCCTCACCAATCAAGTCTCCAGGCTGACACACTCCCCTTTTCCCCTAGTGCCCCATAATGCGCTGCCCTCTGATCTTCTGGAGAATGTGCTGTGTGGTGTGGCCTTTGGCCTGGGTGTGCTGGGCATCATTGTTGGCTTAGTCCTCATCATCTACTTCCGAAAGCCTTGCTCAGGTGGTACGTCGGGGCATCTGGAGTGGGTGGGAGAGCCATGGGAGCCGCATACAGTGCTCTTGTGGGGACATGCCAGAGTCATCTTGTGGTTGGGTGGGGAGGCCTGTATCGGGCACCACGGACATGGGGTCccggttacacacacacacacacacacacacacacacacacacacagttacaaGTCACAGGCATgactgagtgggagaggggtgatATGGGGATTTGTAGGAGGGGTGCTTGGAGATGACTTGGGGCCAAAGAGAGGTCAACTTCTGTGGGATAtgtggcaggcagggaggggcttTTGGGAAAGGGGGGGTTCCCCTGATGGCTttcctccatctttctctctcctcagatTGATTCTTCCTGACCAGAGTCTGGTGCCAACAGTGTCAACCATGCATGCGGGGGAAGCTCAGGCTTCCCACATCCTGCACAGGATCTCTCCTCCTCAGAGCAGAAGTCCCTGGGATGCCCCTGAGGGACATGTGGGCATGTACAGGTTTCTCAGCTGGAAGATCTGCTGTCCCGGGGCTTGCACCCAGGGGAACCCAGAGTGGCTTTGCTGTCACGGCCACATTCCTTCCCACTTCAGGGCAATAAATCTTATTTCTTAATACTGAGTGGGTTGTCATTTCAAATTCAACATGCCTTAATGTAAACACAGCTTGCCCTCATTAGGGAGGGGAATGGGAAAACCCCTAACTCCTCAGCCAACTCCTGTTCCCTGGTCTCAGCACCGTACGATGGCTTTTACTCCTATCAGTTTGTGCGAAATATGTGACAAATGAAGGCAGAGCTACTTTCTGATAATCTGCTCACAAAATAGTGGAGAAAGCTGATTgcggatttttttctttttcattttactatttatGAAAATGCTTATGGCTAGTATTGGCTGTCTTGAGAAATATGTAACTCCCTTCAACCCTTCACCATAGCTGGGAAAACAGGAGCTCAGGAGTgggaaaaatcagtttttaaatgctATTCTAATTCAGTTGTGTCAGTTCTGTGAAAACAGTATATTCAGGCTCCTGAAGTGAAGTATGAACAGCTAGCTTGGAAGGGCCCGCAACTCATGTGTCCCTCCAACGATTGTTCTTTGGCCTGAGTGGATCATCCAAGGAGAACTGTGGTAGTGCTGCCCTGAGCAGGTAGTGGGGGCGAGGGACATGTGACTACTGGTGGTAAATTCCTTTGCATATGCTTTCTTACTGTCATAAGACTTTGCATCTTGCTTTCCTTAGGGTCTGGGAGTTGCTTTGGAGGAGGGGGTGGCATGAAAGTCAAGAGTGAAATTACTTTGGTATTGGTGAGAGAGTCTCTTCTTCACATTGTACCAGCATCTAATCTAGGGGAAAATATCCAATTCCCAGGAGTTGGCTCCTCCTCTAAatcatctcatttctttcttttcttttttccttttttttaacaaaagtttatttatttattttgagagagtgtgtgtatgagtaggggaggggcagggagagagggagagagagagaatctcaagcaggctcagtgctgtcagcgcagagcttgacaaggggctcgaactcacaaaccgtgagatcatgacctgagctgaaatcaagagttggacgcttaactgactgagccacccaggcgtccctaaaccatctcacttctttaaaaatttttaaaaaatgtttattttatttttgagagagagagagagagagagagagagagtgagagacagaaacagagtgagcagaggagaggcagagagagagagggagacacagaatctgaagcaggctccaagctcccagcacagagacctacgtggggctcaaacccatgaaccatgagattgtgacctgagccggagtcagatgctcaaccaactgagccacccaggtgcccctaaaccatctcatttctttttttttttaacgtttatttatttttgagacagagagagacagagcatgaacgggggagggtcagagagagggagacacagaatctgaaacaggctccaggctctgagctgtcagcacagagcccgatgtggggctcgaactcatggaccacaagatcatgacctgagccgaagtcagccgcttaaccgactgagccaccaaggtgcccctaaaccatCTCATTTCTAACAGCAGCATGCTTTCTGCTCAAGAGTATGCTCTCAGGAATCAGACTGCTGGGGATTCATTTGTGACTGTCAAAATTTTAGCTGTGGGCCCTTGGGCagattacttaacctttctgtgccttgatattattttctgtaaaagggTAATGAAAACAATGGTGTCCACCTTAACTGTGTTGTGAAGTTAATATCTGTAGAATGCAGTGTTTAGCACGTGGAAAAGTTACTCAATAATTGAGCAAGGATTTCCACAGGGGAACTCTGCAGCAtcattgacttctttcttttttctggaacTGACAACCAAGTATTGTATTTTCTCCCTTTGagatatttccctttttctttttcttttctctttaccattCTACATCTCTCTCTTATTACTTTGAAGTTCTTCCTGGTTTCTACTTTCCAACTATCCAGAAGTTTCTTGCCAGTCAAGTCTTCAAACTGCTTTCAttatgctgtgtgaccttagacaagtcacCTCCCCTCTCCGGACCTcaagttcctcatctgtgaagtgatGGGCTCGTGTTAGATGCTGTCTGATCAAACATTTTATGATACTGTCACTTGCAATCCTCGAGAAGCATTGAAGAGCCTCTCAGGTGTCCCCTTCCCAGCAGTAATCCTGTCCAGTTTCATGGCTCTTTCTTGACAGTATCGTGTCACCTCAGGGCACTTGTCCAGGCTTTTCCTCTCACCGGAATACCTTCTTCATTCTGCTTCCCTTGTTCCTATTTTAACCAACGCTATGGATCCAATCCATGTTCACTCCTTCTGTGAACCTATCCCTAATCCTGcaggcttttttttgttttgttttgttttaaagtttatttactaatctccacacccagcgtgggtCTTGAACTCGAGATCCCGGGATCAGGCTTCCGTCtcagtcacatgctcttcccactgTGTCAGCCTGGCAACCCTCCTCCACCCTTAATTGATCTTCACTGAGCTTCTCTAAAACTTAACACACTTCACCACAGACTTTGCTTTCAAGGATACGCTGCCTTGTTTCATACGTTAATTTTTTTCACCCAACTAgtttgtaatttatataattcaGGGATTATAAACAGTTTATCCTTCCATCAATGTAGCAAGGTGGTTCTCATTTTCCTTTATCATCACCAGCACTTGAAATTACGAGACTTTCAAATGTTGGCAATAGGGTGGATGTAAAGTggtatttccttttaatttgcctttctcgTGTTACTACTGAAGTTGGTCATCTTTTCATAGGTTTCTCTCTGTGAATTGCTGATTCatatcttttgtctatttttaaaattgcattgtCTTCTTGTGAATTTGTGGGGATTTCTTATATAGTCTATGTAATAATTTTACGTCAGTATAAATATTGCAATGCCTTCTAGTTTGCTGCTCTTCAGTTAAATTCGTATATATTCTTTCCCTGaatagaattatttaattttgacagtCAGAACCCTCATGGTTTGTGTTTTGTGATCTTAAGAAATTCTTTCCAACCCCAAGGCAGTAAAGTCACAATTTTCACTGGAATGTAAAGTGATAAAATGATACTCAGTTTTCTTGATTGgaatattttagaagttttttgaCCAATTTCAATATATAAAGTTTGAGGGATATAAAAGTTATAGGGAAATAGTCAAATGTCTGCTAGCTACCTTTATTTAGTTACTaactcacaaaattaaaataacatgttttataACATGATATATTAATGTAGGGATATTAACTGTttccattcacattttatttatttatttatttatttatttatttatttatttaaatttacatccaagttggttagcacatagtgcaacaatgacttcaggagtagattccttaatgccccttacccatttagcccatcccccctcccacaacccctccagtaaccctttgtttgttttccacatttaagagtctcttctgttttgtccccctccctgtttttatattatttttgcttcccttcccttatgttcatctgttttgtctcttaaagtcctcatatgagtgaagtcatatgatatttttttttctctgactaatttcttttttttttaattatttttttaacgtttatttatttttttatttttgagacagagagagacagggcatgcatgggggagggtcagagagagagggggagacacagaatccgaaacagactccaagctctgagctgtcagcacagtcgggctcgaaatcatggaccgcgagatcatgacctgagccgaaatcggacgcttcaccgactgagccacccaggcgcccctctgactgactaatttcacttagcatcctTGTAGGATGCTAAGTCCATCcttgtagttgcaaatggcaagatttcattctttttgattgccgagtaatactccattgtatatacataccacatcgtctttatccattcatctgtggatggaaatttgggctctttccatactttggctattgttgatagtgctgctataacctttggggtgcatgtgccccttcaaaacagcacacctgtatcccttggataaatacctagtagtgcaattgctgggtcatagggtagttctatttttaattttttagggacctttgtactgttttccagagtggctacaccagtttgcattcccgccagcagtgcaaaagtgatCCTCTctttctgcatcctcgccaacatctgttgttgcctgagttgttaatgtttctgacaggtgtgaggtggtatctcagtgtggttttgatttgtatttccttgatgagtgatgttgagcattttttcatgtgtcggttggccatctggatgtcttctttggagaagtgtttattcatgtcttttgcaatttcttcactagattatttgttttttgggtgttgagtttgataagttctttatacattttggatactaaccctttatctaatgtatcatttgcaaatatcttctcccattctgtcggttgccttttagttttgctgattgtttccttcactgtgcagaagctttttattttgatgaggtcccaatagttcatttttgcttttgtttcccttacctccagagacgtgttgagtagaAAGTTGCTGCAGccatcattaacattttataaaacaattttaaatttatttttaatgtattttttgattATGTGAATGACTTCcaaattcttttgtttattttaaaaaatgatctatttaaactaaaatagacatcaaaaacatttcattaatttcttcctcCAATCTctcaaccaccaatctgttctctgtgtctatgaatacttttttttatttttatgttttacttttttagattccacatataagagagattatatgttatctttctttctctgtctgacttatttcactttgcataatgccctTGGGATCTAttcatgttgccacaaatggaaaggtttccttttttttttaatagctgaataatattaaca is a genomic window of Panthera uncia isolate 11264 chromosome B2 unlocalized genomic scaffold, Puncia_PCG_1.0 HiC_scaffold_24, whole genome shotgun sequence containing:
- the LOC125938386 gene encoding HLA class II histocompatibility antigen, DM alpha chain isoform X2; translation: MDHEQRQGAALLRFLHLLWLLPHSWTAPEAPTPVWQDELQNHTFLHTMYCQDWSPNIGLSETYDGDQLFSFDFSQNTRVPRLPEFADWAQKLGDTSAILFDKAFCQAMIREIGPKLEGKIPVSRGLPVVEVFTLKPLEFGKPNTLVCFVSNLFPPTLTVNWQHHLDPVEGVRPTFVSAVDGLSFQAFSYLNFTPVPSDLYSCMVTHEIDSYTAIAFWVPHNALPSDLLENVLCGVAFGLGVLGIIVGLVLIIYFRKPCSD
- the LOC125938386 gene encoding HLA class II histocompatibility antigen, DM alpha chain isoform X1 — protein: MDHEQRQGAALLRFLHLLWLLPHSWTAPEAPTPVWQDELQNHTFLHTMYCQDWSPNIGLSETYDGDQLFSFDFSQNTRVPRLPEFADWAQKLGDTSAILFDKAFCQAMIREIGPKLEGKIPVSRGLPVVEVFTLKPLEFGKPNTLVCFVSNLFPPTLTVNWQHHLDPVEGVRPTFVSAVDGLSFQAFSYLNFTPVPSDLYSCMVTHEIDSYTAIAFWVPHNALPSDLLENVLCGVAFGLGVLGIIVGLVLIIYFRKPCSGD